A stretch of DNA from Bacillota bacterium:
TATGAAGCCCCTTGAGCTGGCCATAGTGGCCGGAGCAGCTTTCGTTGCGCGGGGGGCTGCGAGTGAGCCCAAGCACCTATCTGAGCTCATAACCGAAGCCGTCAGACATCCAGGGTACTCTCTAGTCGATGTGCTTCAACCGTGCGTGAGCTTCAACAAAGTAAACACATACGAGTGGTACTCCGAGCGCACATACAGGGTCGCCGAGACCGGGCACGACCCGCACAACCGGGAGGCCGCTCTGGCGTTCGCCCGAGAGTGGGGAGACAGGATCCCGGTTGGGGTCATCTTCAAGCGCCAGGTGACGCCGTTTGAGAGGAGCCTGCCTGGGCTCGTCAAAGGCCCCGTGACAGCGCGATCCCTCGACGATCTGGGAAGGGACACATTTGAAGCGCTGAAGAAGCGGCACTCGTAAGCGAAATGAGGGATGCACAAGATGAGTGGCCGGATCCAGCTGGGCGATTTCTATGACATGGTGACGGACCGTGGCCACATGTCTTCGGTGGAGGAGGCAGAGGGCGCGGTCGAGGCAACCCTTGCGATGCTGAGGCGCGTTCTCCCAAAGGACACGGTCCGGAATCTCGCGGCACAGCTGCCCGCGGAACTCGCCGGACAAATGGAGACGGAATCTGCCGAGCCGGATGGCCTTCTCGGAGAGGAAGTGTTCATGGGACCCCTCATGAGCCGGCTGGACACTGAAGCGGACTTGGACCAGACCCTCGGAGGCCTGGATCTAGTGTCTGTATCCTCCGCGGACGATGCAGCACGCGAGATCAGGGCAGTGATAGAGGCCATTCGCGATACGGTGGATCCGATCACCGCCACCAGGGTGGAGGATGCTCTTCCACCCAAGATCATGAGGTGAGGATGGGTGGGGTGGGCGGGGGCTAGCCTGCCCACCCTGCCCGGCACGTGGAGCCCGGTACCCCCGCCCAAGCAATATTGACGGGTGAGAAATAGCATCAATATTCGCAAAGGAATCAGTGACTTGCCGTCAAGGAGATGCGCGCTCCGCGTCGAATATTCCGAATAGACAGCACGTCCACGACGTTCACCACGAGAAGGCGCAAGCCCTGCAGGCGGGCCTGGCGACAGCACGGGAGGTTAGCATCATGAGAGCATGGCGTGGTAAGTCAGGGTTGGCCATTGTGATCTTCGCGGTCCTGGCGCTCGCGCTCAGCAGCATCAAAGCGCAGGACTCCCCCAGGACTTTATCGCTTGTCTTCATAGACGTCGGGCAGGGTGACTCCATCCTGCTTGCGACGTCCGACGGTTGTTCGATGCTTGTGGACGGGGGACCCAAGAGCGCGGGGCCGAAGGTCGTTCAGGAACTGCGAAGGCGAGGCATCGAGAAGATCGACGTCCTGGTGAGCACCCACCCGCACGAGGATCACATAGGCGGGCTTTCTGCTGTCCTGAGCGCGTTTCCCATTGGCCGGGTCCTGGATTCCGGCAAGATCCATACGAGTGCCACCTATGAGAACTACCTCACCGAGATCGATCTAAGGGATATCCCGTTCTCAGTGGCGCGCTCCTTGGACTCGTTCACTCTGGGGCCGGCTGTGGTCAGGGTGTTGTGGCCAGTCGAGCCGCTTTCGAGCGATTTGAATGATTGCTCGGTTGTGCTCAGAGTCATCTACGGCAGCTTCTCGGCTCTCCTCACCGGAGACATCAGCAGCAAGGTGGAGGCCCGCATGAACAGCCGCGGATGGCTTGCTCACACGACTGCGCTGAAAGTCGCGCACCACGGGAGCAGACACTCTACATCCTGGGAGTTCCTCCAGGCAATCACCCCTTCAGTCGCCGTCATTTCCGTCGGCCGTGGAAACGACTACGGCCACCCCCACGTCGAAACACTGGAACGCCTGAGGAAAGCCGGCACGCAGATCTACCGAACAGACGAACACAGGACGATTACTGTAACGACAGACGGGCGCACGTGGGAGGTCACGACTGACGACAGGGATGACCCTCCTTCACCTCTCTACGCCGCGAGTGCGAAATCGGAAGTGTTTCACCACGTGACATGTCCGCACGTGGCTGCCATCTCCGAGTCGAACCTAGTTTTCTTCAGCACTCGCGAGGAGGCGATAGCATCCGGTCGGCGCCCCTGTAAGACGTGCGATCCGTAAGATTGGAGGCGTGACGGTGGAGATCAAAGTGACAGTCGACCGTGTGGAAGAGGGTACCCTGGTCCTTCTCGTGAGACCCGAAGAGGACATCCAAATCCTTTGGCCCAGCTCGGCCATGCCCATAAAGGTGAAAGAAGGGGACATCCTCGTGCTCGAGGTGGAGAAGGACGTGGAGGAGACCAGGCAAGCGAAAGAGCGAGTCACCGCGCTCCTGGAGAAGTTGCAGAACAAGCACAGGTGAGTGGCGGGTGACACAGACAGCGCGATGTGGTTGCCCGATGATGCGTGCAGGAGGGACCGGAGGGGGTGGGCGGATACGTTCCGCTGCGGCTGCGCTATCTCAGCACGCCCAAATCTTGGGCGAGCCGGAGGACTGTGTAAATCGGACGCACTTCGCAGGCGTTTCTCATAGTGGCCTCTTTGCCTTCGTGGGCGAAGCCTATCTCCTCAGGCGCCGACGGTGCCCCGCACCTTCGGAGCAGCCCCGCTATGTGTTCAGGCCTCGGGACATTTGAGCGGACCCACTGCTGAAGAGATTGCCAGTGCTCAATGATCCTCTCATGTCGCTCCAGCCGGGAGGCTTCATTCCTGAACTGCCCATCTCTCCAGGCTAGCACCTCCTCTGCGATCGGTCCGAAAACCTCATGAACGCGTGCCTCCAGTTCGGAACGGGTCTCGGGCACCGCATGAGACAGCCGCGTCCGCACTTCGGTCTCGCTCATGGCGAACAACCGGTGAAAGAGACCAGCGACCATGACGCACGCCACACCGACCCTGATTCCATGCAGGTGTTCCTTCACGCCAGACAGGCCGGCATACATCTCCCAGTAGTGGGCGATGTGGTGCTCTGAGCCTGAGGCGGGACGCGAGTTACCCCACCTTGCCATTGAGGTGCCAGTTGAGATCAGGGCCCTCGTCACGGCCTCAACCAGGTCTGCGTCGTCCTGATCGTGTCCGATGAGCCCCGCTGCGCGGTCAGTGGATTCTCTGACCTCCGCCGC
This window harbors:
- a CDS encoding DUF2267 domain-containing protein, with translation MSGRIQLGDFYDMVTDRGHMSSVEEAEGAVEATLAMLRRVLPKDTVRNLAAQLPAELAGQMETESAEPDGLLGEEVFMGPLMSRLDTEADLDQTLGGLDLVSVSSADDAAREIRAVIEAIRDTVDPITATRVEDALPPKIMR
- a CDS encoding MBL fold metallo-hydrolase — encoded protein: MRAWRGKSGLAIVIFAVLALALSSIKAQDSPRTLSLVFIDVGQGDSILLATSDGCSMLVDGGPKSAGPKVVQELRRRGIEKIDVLVSTHPHEDHIGGLSAVLSAFPIGRVLDSGKIHTSATYENYLTEIDLRDIPFSVARSLDSFTLGPAVVRVLWPVEPLSSDLNDCSVVLRVIYGSFSALLTGDISSKVEARMNSRGWLAHTTALKVAHHGSRHSTSWEFLQAITPSVAVISVGRGNDYGHPHVETLERLRKAGTQIYRTDEHRTITVTTDGRTWEVTTDDRDDPPSPLYAASAKSEVFHHVTCPHVAAISESNLVFFSTREEAIASGRRPCKTCDP
- a CDS encoding DUF3006 domain-containing protein translates to MEIKVTVDRVEEGTLVLLVRPEEDIQILWPSSAMPIKVKEGDILVLEVEKDVEETRQAKERVTALLEKLQNKHR
- a CDS encoding sn-glycerol-1-phosphate dehydrogenase, producing MSVQPVPHVLVSPGAIGEIPRLVHEAGLQGDYLLVADENTYEAAGSAVHDILSAAGHSVVECILRRDGLLIPDERAVGEVTLALSENTRAMVAVGAGTINDLAKIVAYRAHIPYAAVATAPSMDGYPSPLAPITVRRFKRTYRAVPPAVIVADLNILARAPADMIRAGLGDVIGKYTALADWMLGHVITDERYSHEIAAEVRESTDRAAGLIGHDQDDADLVEAVTRALISTGTSMARWGNSRPASGSEHHIAHYWEMYAGLSGVKEHLHGIRVGVACVMVAGLFHRLFAMSETEVRTRLSHAVPETRSELEARVHEVFGPIAEEVLAWRDGQFRNEASRLERHERIIEHWQSLQQWVRSNVPRPEHIAGLLRRCGAPSAPEEIGFAHEGKEATMRNACEVRPIYTVLRLAQDLGVLR